A region of Arabidopsis thaliana chromosome 5, partial sequence DNA encodes the following proteins:
- a CDS encoding Protein kinase family protein (Protein kinase family protein; FUNCTIONS IN: protein serine/threonine kinase activity, protein kinase activity, ATP binding; INVOLVED IN: protein amino acid phosphorylation; LOCATED IN: endomembrane system; EXPRESSED IN: 12 plant structures; EXPRESSED DURING: 9 growth stages; CONTAINS InterPro DOMAIN/s: Protein kinase, ATP binding site (InterPro:IPR017441), Protein kinase, catalytic domain (InterPro:IPR000719), Serine-threonine/tyrosine-protein kinase (InterPro:IPR001245), Protein kinase-like domain (InterPro:IPR011009), Serine/threonine-protein kinase, active site (InterPro:IPR008271); BEST Arabidopsis thaliana protein match is: Protein kinase superfamily protein (TAIR:AT1G66880.1); Has 30201 Blast hits to 17322 proteins in 780 species: Archae - 12; Bacteria - 1396; Metazoa - 17338; Fungi - 3422; Plants - 5037; Viruses - 0; Other Eukaryotes - 2996 (source: NCBI BLink).), protein MFSPVLFRFSKPNSFLVLLFFLSYIHFLPCAQSQREPCDTLFRCGDLTAGFPFWGVARPQPCGHPSLGLHCQKQTNSTSLIISSLMYRVLEVNTTTSTLKLVRQDFSGPFCSASFSGATLTPELFELLPDYKTLSAYYLCNPSLHYPAKFICPNKGVGSIHQDDLYHNHCGGIFNITVPIGYAPEEGALNVTNLESVLKKGFEVKLSIDERPCQECKTNGGICAYHVATPVCCKTNSSSEVNCTPMMPSGSSAHAGLSKKGKIGIGFASGFLGATLIGGCLLCIFIRRRKKLATQYTNKGLSTTTPYSSNYTMSNTPTSTTISGSNHSLVPSISNLGNGSVYSGIQVFSYEELEEATENFSKELGDGGFGTVYYGTLKDGRAVAVKRLFERSLKRVEQFKNEIDILKSLKHPNLVILYGCTTRHSRELLLVYEYISNGTLAEHLHGNQAQSRPICWPARLQIAIETASALSYLHASGIIHRDVKTTNILLDSNYQVKVADFGLSRLFPMDQTHISTAPQGTPGYVDPEYYQCYRLNEKSDVYSFGVVLSELISSKEAVDITRHRHDINLANMAISKIQNDAVHELADLSLGFARDPSVKKMMSSVAELAFRCLQQERDVRPSMDEIVEVLRVIQKDGISDSKDVVVEIDVNGGDDVGLLKHGVPPPLSPETDKTTASSSNTTASSF, encoded by the exons ATGTTCTCTCCAGTACTCTTCAGATTCTCAAAACCTAATTCTTTTCTggtccttctcttcttcttatcctaTATTCactttcttccttgtgctcaaAGTCAACGAGAACCATGTGACACTCTGTTTCGTTGTGGGGATCTCACAGCCGGTTTCCCTTTCTGGGGAGTGGCTCGGCCCCAACCTTGTGGTCATCCATCTTTAGGACTTCActgccaaaaacaaacaaattcgACTTCTCTAATCATCTCAAGTCTGATGTACCGTGTTCTCGAAGTAAATACCACTACTAGTACTCTTAAATTAGTAAGGCAAGACTTTTCAGGTCCATTCTGCTCGGCTTCATTCAGCGGAGCAACGTTGACTCCTGAACTTTTTGAGCTTTTGCCAGACTACAAGACCCTCTCCGCTTACTACCTCTGCAACCCTAGTCTTCACTATCCTGCGAAATTCATATGTCCAAATAAGGGTGTTGGCTCAATACATCAGGATGATTTGTATCACAATCACTGTGGTGGGATTTTCAACATCACTGTTCCCATAGGTTATGCTCCAGAGGAAGGAGCTTTGAATGTAACCAATTTGGAAAGTGTTCTTAAAAAAGGATTTGAGGTGAAACTTAGCATCGATGAGAGACCGTGTCAAGAATGTAAAACCAATGGTGGAATCTGCGCCTACCATGTTGCAACTCCGGTTTGCTGCAAGACAAACTCGTCATCAGAAGTCAATTGCACTCCAATGATGCCATCTGGATCTAGTG CTCATGCAGGTCTCTccaaaaaagggaaaataG GCATCGGATTCGCTTCTGGATTCTTGGGTGCCACACTTATCGGCGGATGTTTACTCTGTATCTTCATccggagaaggaagaaactAGCAACACAATACACAAACAAAGGCctatcaacaacaacacctTACTCAAGCAATTATACAATGTCAAACACTCCAACCTCCACAACAATCTCTGGCAGCAATCACTCTCTTGTACCTTCAATATCTAACCTTGGAAACGGAAGCGTCTACTCTGGAATTCAAGTCTTCAGCTACGAAGAACTCGAGGAAGCCACTGAAAATTTCTCCAAAGAACTCGGAGATGGAGGCTTCGGTACTGTCTACTACGGTACACTAAAAGACGGACGAGCAGTAGCTGTGAAACGACTCTTCGAAAGATCACTAAAACGCGTGGAACAATTCAAGAACGAAATCGATATCTTGAAATCCCTAAAACACCCGAACCTAGTGATTCTATACGGATGCACAACAAGACATAGCAGAGAGTTACTCCTAGTATACGAATACATCTCCAATGGCACACTCGCTGAACATCTCCATGGAAACCAAGCACAATCTCGCCCTATTTGTTGGCCTGCTCGACTCCAAATAGCCATCGAAACCGCTAGCGCCTTGTCCTATCTCCACGCCTCAG GGATCATACACAGAGACGTTAAGACTACTAACATTCTCTTAGATAGCAATTACCAAGTCAAAGTAGCTGATTTCGGACTCTCACGGTTGTTTCCGATGGATCAAACTCACATCTCCACTGCTCCACAAGGTACTCCAGGATATGTAGATCCTGAGTATTACCAATGTTACCGATTAAACGAGAAGAGTGACGTTTACAGCTTCGGAGTCGTACTCTCCGAACTAATCTCATCGAAAGAAGCTGTTGATATCACCAGACACCGCCACGATATTAACCTCGCCAACATGGCGATTTCGAAAATCCAAAACGACGCCGTACATGAGCTCGCGGATCTATCACTCGGATTCGCGAGAGATCCTtcggtgaagaagatgatgtcgTCGGTTGCTGAATTAGCATTCCGATGTTTGCAACAGGAGAGAGACGTACGGCCATCGATGGATGAGATCGTTGAGGTTTTGAGAGTGATTCAGAAGGATGGGATAAGTGATTCGAAGGATGTGGTTGTGGAGATTGATGTGAACGGTGGTGATGATGTTGGATTGTTGAAGCATGGTGTTCCTCCGCCGTTATCGCCGGAGACTGATAAAACGACGGCGAGTAGTTCGAATACTACGGCGAGTTCGTTTTGA
- a CDS encoding Protein kinase family protein, which translates to MINLSLSLTKSWSNTIIWMLFVIPSCVFSVVDEQHKHCSPRFKCGNQSELYYPFWISERKECGHPDFEVNCSGDFAELTVSTVKFQILEMNYEFEIIRLARMDYRNNLCPQHPANASINHDVLPFSPDTKLSTFYHDCQSTVDVHPNDYIKQLNCEDYIGGKSYFVSSSSHSGDRATLAALSASCEGVDIPVSRSALKTVEKNQSLEAMKKAIDEGFELGFNNECSQCAISGGACGFDQRLKAFVCYCADEPHESTCYSEIVKKTHAGLSKKGKIGIGFASGFLGATLIGGCLLCIFIRRRKKLATQYTNKGLSTTTPYSSNYTMSNTPTSTTISGSNHSLVPSISNLGNGSVYSGIQVFSYEELEEATENFSKELGDGGFGTVYYGTLKDGRAVAVKRLFERSLKRVEQFKNEIDILKSLKHPNLVILYGCTTRHSRELLLVYEYISNGTLAEHLHGNQAQSRPICWPARLQIAIETASALSYLHASGIIHRDVKTTNILLDSNYQVKVADFGLSRLFPMDQTHISTAPQGTPGYVDPEYYQCYRLNEKSDVYSFGVVLSELISSKEAVDITRHRHDINLANMAISKIQNDAVHELADLSLGFARDPSVKKMMSSVAELAFRCLQQERDVRPSMDEIVEVLRVIQKDGISDSKDVVVEIDVNGGDDVGLLKHGVPPPLSPETDKTTASSSNTTASSF; encoded by the exons ATGATCaatctttctctgtctctgaCAAAATCTTGGTCCAATACAATCATATGGATGCTCTTTGTGATCCCCTCTTGTGTTTTCTCAGTTGTTGATGAGCAACACAAACACTGCAGTCCTAGGTTTAAATGCGGAAACCAGTCAGAACTCTATTATCCCTTTTGGATATCTGAGAGAAAAGAGTGCGGTCACCCAGATTTCGAGGTCAACTGCAGCGGAGATTTTGCAGAGCTTACTGTATCCACAGTTAAGTTCCAAATCCTTGAGATGAACTATGAGTTTGAAATCATAAGACTAGCCAGAATGGATTATCGCAACAATCTTTGTCCTCAGCATCCTGCGAATGCATCTATCAACCATGATGTCCTTCCATTTTCTCCCGACACCAAGCTGTCAACTTTTTATCACGACTGCCAATCAACGGTAGATGTACATCCCAATGATTACATTAAACAGCTTAACTGTGAGGATTATATCGGTGGGAAAAGTTACTTTGTCTCGTCCTCTTCACATTCTGGGGATAGAGCTACCTTAGCTGCATTGAGTGCATCGTGCGAAGGGGTCGATATTCCAGTCTCTCGGTCAGCCTTGAAGACAGTAGAGAAAAATCAGAGTCTGGAGGCTATGAAGAAGGCTATTGATGAGGGTTTCGAACTTGGCTTCAACAATGAATGTTCCCAATGCGCAATATCAGGGGGCGCTTGTGGCTTTGATCAGAGATTGAAAGCATTTGTTTGCTATTGTGCGGATGAGCCTCACGAGAGTACTTGCTATTCTGAAATAGTAAAGAAGA CTCATGCAGGTCTCTccaaaaaagggaaaataG GCATCGGATTCGCTTCTGGATTCTTGGGTGCCACACTTATCGGCGGATGTTTACTCTGTATCTTCATccggagaaggaagaaactAGCAACACAATACACAAACAAAGGCctatcaacaacaacacctTACTCAAGCAATTATACAATGTCAAACACTCCAACCTCCACAACAATCTCTGGCAGCAATCACTCTCTTGTACCTTCAATATCTAACCTTGGAAACGGAAGCGTCTACTCTGGAATTCAAGTCTTCAGCTACGAAGAACTCGAGGAAGCCACTGAAAATTTCTCCAAAGAACTCGGAGATGGAGGCTTCGGTACTGTCTACTACGGTACACTAAAAGACGGACGAGCAGTAGCTGTGAAACGACTCTTCGAAAGATCACTAAAACGCGTGGAACAATTCAAGAACGAAATCGATATCTTGAAATCCCTAAAACACCCGAACCTAGTGATTCTATACGGATGCACAACAAGACATAGCAGAGAGTTACTCCTAGTATACGAATACATCTCCAATGGCACACTCGCTGAACATCTCCATGGAAACCAAGCACAATCTCGCCCTATTTGTTGGCCTGCTCGACTCCAAATAGCCATCGAAACCGCTAGCGCCTTGTCCTATCTCCACGCCTCAG GGATCATACACAGAGACGTTAAGACTACTAACATTCTCTTAGATAGCAATTACCAAGTCAAAGTAGCTGATTTCGGACTCTCACGGTTGTTTCCGATGGATCAAACTCACATCTCCACTGCTCCACAAGGTACTCCAGGATATGTAGATCCTGAGTATTACCAATGTTACCGATTAAACGAGAAGAGTGACGTTTACAGCTTCGGAGTCGTACTCTCCGAACTAATCTCATCGAAAGAAGCTGTTGATATCACCAGACACCGCCACGATATTAACCTCGCCAACATGGCGATTTCGAAAATCCAAAACGACGCCGTACATGAGCTCGCGGATCTATCACTCGGATTCGCGAGAGATCCTtcggtgaagaagatgatgtcgTCGGTTGCTGAATTAGCATTCCGATGTTTGCAACAGGAGAGAGACGTACGGCCATCGATGGATGAGATCGTTGAGGTTTTGAGAGTGATTCAGAAGGATGGGATAAGTGATTCGAAGGATGTGGTTGTGGAGATTGATGTGAACGGTGGTGATGATGTTGGATTGTTGAAGCATGGTGTTCCTCCGCCGTTATCGCCGGAGACTGATAAAACGACGGCGAGTAGTTCGAATACTACGGCGAGTTCGTTTTGA
- a CDS encoding Protein kinase family protein, translating to MLFVIPSCVFSVVDEQHKHCSPRFKCGNQSELYYPFWISERKECGHPDFEVNCSGDFAELTVSTVKFQILEMNYEFEIIRLARMDYRNNLCPQHPANASINHDVLPFSPDTKLSTFYHDCQSTVDVHPNDYIKQLNCEDYIGGKSYFVSSSSHSGDRATLAALSASCEGVDIPVSRSALKTVEKNQSLEAMKKAIDEGFELGFNNECSQCAISGGACGFDQRLKAFVCYCADEPHESTCYSEIVKKTHAGLSKKGKIGIGFASGFLGATLIGGCLLCIFIRRRKKLATQYTNKGLSTTTPYSSNYTMSNTPTSTTISGSNHSLVPSISNLGNGSVYSGIQVFSYEELEEATENFSKELGDGGFGTVYYGTLKDGRAVAVKRLFERSLKRVEQFKNEIDILKSLKHPNLVILYGCTTRHSRELLLVYEYISNGTLAEHLHGNQAQSRPICWPARLQIAIETASALSYLHASGIIHRDVKTTNILLDSNYQVKVADFGLSRLFPMDQTHISTAPQGTPGYVDPEYYQCYRLNEKSDVYSFGVVLSELISSKEAVDITRHRHDINLANMAISKIQNDAVHELADLSLGFARDPSVKKMMSSVAELAFRCLQQERDVRPSMDEIVEVLRVIQKDGISDSKDVVVEIDVNGGDDVGLLKHGVPPPLSPETDKTTASSSNTTASSF from the exons ATGCTCTTTGTGATCCCCTCTTGTGTTTTCTCAGTTGTTGATGAGCAACACAAACACTGCAGTCCTAGGTTTAAATGCGGAAACCAGTCAGAACTCTATTATCCCTTTTGGATATCTGAGAGAAAAGAGTGCGGTCACCCAGATTTCGAGGTCAACTGCAGCGGAGATTTTGCAGAGCTTACTGTATCCACAGTTAAGTTCCAAATCCTTGAGATGAACTATGAGTTTGAAATCATAAGACTAGCCAGAATGGATTATCGCAACAATCTTTGTCCTCAGCATCCTGCGAATGCATCTATCAACCATGATGTCCTTCCATTTTCTCCCGACACCAAGCTGTCAACTTTTTATCACGACTGCCAATCAACGGTAGATGTACATCCCAATGATTACATTAAACAGCTTAACTGTGAGGATTATATCGGTGGGAAAAGTTACTTTGTCTCGTCCTCTTCACATTCTGGGGATAGAGCTACCTTAGCTGCATTGAGTGCATCGTGCGAAGGGGTCGATATTCCAGTCTCTCGGTCAGCCTTGAAGACAGTAGAGAAAAATCAGAGTCTGGAGGCTATGAAGAAGGCTATTGATGAGGGTTTCGAACTTGGCTTCAACAATGAATGTTCCCAATGCGCAATATCAGGGGGCGCTTGTGGCTTTGATCAGAGATTGAAAGCATTTGTTTGCTATTGTGCGGATGAGCCTCACGAGAGTACTTGCTATTCTGAAATAGTAAAGAAGA CTCATGCAGGTCTCTccaaaaaagggaaaataG GCATCGGATTCGCTTCTGGATTCTTGGGTGCCACACTTATCGGCGGATGTTTACTCTGTATCTTCATccggagaaggaagaaactAGCAACACAATACACAAACAAAGGCctatcaacaacaacacctTACTCAAGCAATTATACAATGTCAAACACTCCAACCTCCACAACAATCTCTGGCAGCAATCACTCTCTTGTACCTTCAATATCTAACCTTGGAAACGGAAGCGTCTACTCTGGAATTCAAGTCTTCAGCTACGAAGAACTCGAGGAAGCCACTGAAAATTTCTCCAAAGAACTCGGAGATGGAGGCTTCGGTACTGTCTACTACGGTACACTAAAAGACGGACGAGCAGTAGCTGTGAAACGACTCTTCGAAAGATCACTAAAACGCGTGGAACAATTCAAGAACGAAATCGATATCTTGAAATCCCTAAAACACCCGAACCTAGTGATTCTATACGGATGCACAACAAGACATAGCAGAGAGTTACTCCTAGTATACGAATACATCTCCAATGGCACACTCGCTGAACATCTCCATGGAAACCAAGCACAATCTCGCCCTATTTGTTGGCCTGCTCGACTCCAAATAGCCATCGAAACCGCTAGCGCCTTGTCCTATCTCCACGCCTCAG GGATCATACACAGAGACGTTAAGACTACTAACATTCTCTTAGATAGCAATTACCAAGTCAAAGTAGCTGATTTCGGACTCTCACGGTTGTTTCCGATGGATCAAACTCACATCTCCACTGCTCCACAAGGTACTCCAGGATATGTAGATCCTGAGTATTACCAATGTTACCGATTAAACGAGAAGAGTGACGTTTACAGCTTCGGAGTCGTACTCTCCGAACTAATCTCATCGAAAGAAGCTGTTGATATCACCAGACACCGCCACGATATTAACCTCGCCAACATGGCGATTTCGAAAATCCAAAACGACGCCGTACATGAGCTCGCGGATCTATCACTCGGATTCGCGAGAGATCCTtcggtgaagaagatgatgtcgTCGGTTGCTGAATTAGCATTCCGATGTTTGCAACAGGAGAGAGACGTACGGCCATCGATGGATGAGATCGTTGAGGTTTTGAGAGTGATTCAGAAGGATGGGATAAGTGATTCGAAGGATGTGGTTGTGGAGATTGATGTGAACGGTGGTGATGATGTTGGATTGTTGAAGCATGGTGTTCCTCCGCCGTTATCGCCGGAGACTGATAAAACGACGGCGAGTAGTTCGAATACTACGGCGAGTTCGTTTTGA